In Streptomyces sp. HUAS ZL42, the DNA window CCGGAGGACCCCCGGCAGGTCGCACTCGTCGAGGGAATCGTCCACCTCGCGGACACGCTCGACCTTCAGGTGATCGCCGAGGGCATCGAGGAACCGGCACAGCGCGAGATGCTCGCCGCCATGGGCTGCCGGTTCGGCCAGGGATACCTGTTCGCCCCGCCGATGAGCCTGGAGGAGAGCGAGATCGTCCTGCGCCGGCACGACGAAGCAGTTCGCCACAACGAAGCAGGGTGACTCAGGCGGGGTGGCAACGCGCCGCAGGCGGAGAACCGGCCCACCCTTCGGACCGGTCGCGCCCTTCGGACCGGTCGCGCTCGGACGGTGCTGCCGACAGAGCGAACGCCGTCTCCACCAGTGCGATGTGACTGAACGCCTGCGGCGCGTTGCCCAGTTGGCGTCCGGCATCCGGATCCCACTGCTCCGACAGCAGCCCGACGTCGTTGCGGACGGCGAGGACCCGCTCGAAGACTTCACGGGCGTGCGCGCCGTGGCCGGTCTCGGCGAGGGCGTCGGCGTACCACAGGGTGCACGCCACGAACGCGCCTTCCCGGCCGTGCATGCCGTCGACACCGTGGGCCCCACTGTTCGGCGGGTACCGGCGTACGAACCCGCCATGGTCGAGCCGCCGCATCTCGCCAATGGTGCACAGCACCCTCGGGTCCCGTGCGGGCAGGAAGCCGAGCCTGGGCATCAGCAGGGCTGAGGCGTCCAGGTCGGCCGAACCGTAGGACTGGACGAAGGACCGCTGCTCGGCGTCCCAGCCCTCCCGCAGGACCTGGCGATGCACCCCGTCCCGCACGGCCCGCCACTCGGCCGAGGATCCGTTGCGGCCCAGCAGCTCCGCCATGCGCAGGGCACGGTCGGCGGCCACCCACACCATGACCTTGGAGTGGACGAACTGCCGTCGGGGCCCACGCACCTGCCACAACCCCTGATCGGGTTCGCGCCAGTGCCGTTGCAGGAAACCCATCATCGCCTCGACCAGGTGCCACACATGGGCGGGCATGGGGATGCCTGCCTGCAGGGAATGGAACAGCGCGTCCAGGACTTCGCCGTACACATCCAGCTGGAAGTGACCGACCGCGGAGTTCCCGAACCGCACCGGCCGCGAGTCCTCGTAGCCGGGCAGCCAGGGGGCCTCGATCTCCGGCAGCAGCCGCTGTCCGCCGAGGCCGTACACGGTCTGAAGATCGGCCGGGTCACCCGCTATGGCCCGCACCAGCCAGTCCAGCCAGGCCGACGCCTCGTCCCGGTAGCCGCTGCGCAGCAGGCAGGACAGGGTCAGGGTGGAGTCGCGCAGCCAGCAGTACCGGTAGTCCCAGTTGCGTTCGCCGCCGATGCACGCGGGCAGCGAGGTGGTCGGTGCGGCGACGATGCCGCCGGTGGGCGCGAAGGTGAGCGCCTTCAGTGTGATCAGCGAGCGCACCACCGCGTCCCGCCACGGCCCCTGATAGCGGCACTCGCCCGCCCAGCGCCGCCAGAAGTCGGAGGTCTCCTTGAGCATCGTTTCCGCCGGAACACCCATCGGCGCGGGCGGCCCGGGGCGGTGCGAGGGCGCCCACACCAGTGTGAGGGCGACCCGCCGGCCGGCCGGGACCGTGAAGTCGAGGACGGTGGCGCCCTCCCTGCCCTGGGCGCGCACGGGGCCGTCCGCAGCCAGCCACACGGAGTCGGGACCGGCCACCGCGACGGTGCAGTCGTCGGTGACCTGGACCCACGGCACCACACGGCCCTGGTGGAAGCGCAGGCGCAGTTCGCTGCGCATGGGCACGGCACCCGACAGCCCCTCGACCAGCCTGACCATGCAGGGCAGTTCGGCGCGCGGCGGCATGAAGTCGGTGACCCGTACCGCTCCCGACGCGGTCTCCCACACGGTGTCCAGGACCAGCGTGTCGGGCCGGTAGGCGCGGCGGGCACACGTACCGGGACCAGCTGTCGGAGCGACCCGCCAGAAGCCGTTGTCCTGCGTGCCCAGGAGCGCCGCCAGGCATGCCTCCGAGTCGAAGCGGGGCAGGCACAGCCAGTCGACCGACCCGCTCCGGCCCACCATGGCGGCGGTTTCCAGGTCACTGAGAAGGGCGTAGTCCTCGATGGGTGCGCTCATGATCGGAGTCTCCGTCACCACGCCGGCGGAATTCGGGTGGTGGTCATGACGGGATCTGCACCTTGCTGTGGTCGCCGAGCACCAGCCGGTGCACGGCGGGGGTACGGGGCGCCGGGGTCACCTGGACGTTGCGGCCGATCAGGGACACCTCGATCCGGCGCATCCCGACGATGGTCGCCCTCCGCAGCACGATCGAGTACTCGATCTCGCTCTCCTCGATCAGGCAGTCCTCGGCGATCGAGGTGAACGGCCCGACGTAGGAGTCGGCGATCACACTTCCGGAACCGATGACGGCCGGTCCGACGACACGGCTGGCGAAGACCTTCGCACCGTCCTCGACGCCGACCCTCCCGATGATCTCGCTGGCCTCGTCGACGCTGCCGTCGATCCGCGGTTGCAGGGTCTCCAGGACCGAGCGGTTCACCTCGAGCATGTCGGCGACGTTCCCGGTGTCCTTCCAGTAGCCCGAGATCGTCGTGGCGCGCACGTCGCGATCCTGGTCGAGTAGCCACTGGAGGGCGTCGGTGATCTCCAGCTCGCCGCGCCGGGACGGCAGTACGGCCCGTACGGCCTCGTGCACGAGGGGGGTGAAGAGGT includes these proteins:
- a CDS encoding glycoside hydrolase family 15 protein, producing the protein MSAPIEDYALLSDLETAAMVGRSGSVDWLCLPRFDSEACLAALLGTQDNGFWRVAPTAGPGTCARRAYRPDTLVLDTVWETASGAVRVTDFMPPRAELPCMVRLVEGLSGAVPMRSELRLRFHQGRVVPWVQVTDDCTVAVAGPDSVWLAADGPVRAQGREGATVLDFTVPAGRRVALTLVWAPSHRPGPPAPMGVPAETMLKETSDFWRRWAGECRYQGPWRDAVVRSLITLKALTFAPTGGIVAAPTTSLPACIGGERNWDYRYCWLRDSTLTLSCLLRSGYRDEASAWLDWLVRAIAGDPADLQTVYGLGGQRLLPEIEAPWLPGYEDSRPVRFGNSAVGHFQLDVYGEVLDALFHSLQAGIPMPAHVWHLVEAMMGFLQRHWREPDQGLWQVRGPRRQFVHSKVMVWVAADRALRMAELLGRNGSSAEWRAVRDGVHRQVLREGWDAEQRSFVQSYGSADLDASALLMPRLGFLPARDPRVLCTIGEMRRLDHGGFVRRYPPNSGAHGVDGMHGREGAFVACTLWYADALAETGHGAHAREVFERVLAVRNDVGLLSEQWDPDAGRQLGNAPQAFSHIALVETAFALSAAPSERDRSEGRDRSEGWAGSPPAARCHPA
- a CDS encoding glucose-1-phosphate thymidylyltransferase produces the protein MKALVLCGGAGTRLRPITHTSAKQLVPVANKPVLFYGLEAIAAAGVTETGIVVGDTAPEIRAAVGDGSRFGLDVTYLPQEAPLGLAHAVLIARDFLGDDDFVMYLGDNFIVGGISGVVDDFRRDRPDARILLTHVPEPASFGVAELDGAGRVMGLEEKPQHPKSDLALVGVYLFTPLVHEAVRAVLPSRRGELEITDALQWLLDQDRDVRATTISGYWKDTGNVADMLEVNRSVLETLQPRIDGSVDEASEIIGRVGVEDGAKVFASRVVGPAVIGSGSVIADSYVGPFTSIAEDCLIEESEIEYSIVLRRATIVGMRRIEVSLIGRNVQVTPAPRTPAVHRLVLGDHSKVQIPS